One window from the genome of Schistocerca piceifrons isolate TAMUIC-IGC-003096 chromosome 8, iqSchPice1.1, whole genome shotgun sequence encodes:
- the LOC124712537 gene encoding Golgi-associated PDZ and coiled-coil motif-containing protein-like produces the protein MAATGLSFRWLDILEKEFDKAFVDLEILIDEFDSEEPDVVYTARQKMATLSSCFAQLTHKAQTIFQNSAKVEELLSFVNSVVSLERYEINSKACWRCAVERKI, from the exons ATGGCTGCAACGGGTTTAAGCTTTCGGTGGCTTGACATACTAGAAAAAGAATTTGACAAGGCATTTGTGGATTTAGAAATATTAATCG ATGAATTTGATTCGGAAGAGCCTGATGTTGTTTATACAGCGCGACAGAAAATGGCAACACTGAGCTCCTGTTTCGCACAGCTGACTCATAAAGCTCAAACAATTTTTCAGAACAGCGCCAAGGTTGAG GAATTGTTGTCCTTCGTTAATTCAGTGGTCAGTTTGGAACGTTATGAAATAAATAGTAAAGCGTGTTGGCGTTGTGCAGTAGAGAGGAAGATTTAA